Proteins from a single region of Polaromonas sp. JS666:
- a CDS encoding Tn3 family transposase produces MEFASSSASGKVWLATLQWMKEVFARQQSLAKQPLSEIPPRTLPKRLRHFLLSFDQDGKPVGLRGDRYEFWVYRQLRKRLDIGDIYLDDSVQHRRFADDLVSMERKAEALKALNIPWLHQPVDVALDALFTELDPQWRAFDEELRGGKLKHLEFDPDKKTLIWHRPKADKDKLLQLGFYGKLQARDVADVFRFVNERCHFLSAMTPLQPRYAKKIADEDSLMAVVIAQAMNHGNFKMAETCDIPYYVLEATHQQHLRPATLIAANDLISNFIAKLPIFPYYSIDMDVLYGSVDGQKFAAASPTLKARHSRKYFGKDRGVVAFTFLANHVALQTELLGANQHESYWVFDICYNNTSDIVPTTITGDMHSINMANFAILHWFGMNLAPRFTNLHAQLKHLYCGPGQEGYADFLIKPVGQIDRNLITSEKANMDQIAATLGLKEMSQSVLMRKICTLSGHHRTRKAIFEYDKLIRSIYTLRYLRDPKLQRDVHRSENRIESYHQLRSTIAQVNGKKELTGRTDLDVAVSNHCGRLIVNVVIAYNSMLLSGLLTKYLATGNDKALDLLRRISPAAWQHLHFLGHYAFRGKHNPIDLESILAGIDWE; encoded by the coding sequence TTGGAATTCGCCAGTAGCAGTGCCAGTGGCAAAGTCTGGCTGGCCACGCTGCAATGGATGAAGGAGGTCTTTGCCCGCCAGCAATCACTTGCCAAACAGCCACTGTCAGAAATTCCACCACGCACGCTACCCAAACGCCTGCGCCACTTTTTGCTGAGCTTCGACCAGGATGGCAAGCCCGTTGGCCTGCGTGGCGACCGGTATGAATTCTGGGTTTACCGGCAACTGCGTAAACGCCTCGATATTGGCGACATTTACCTTGACGACAGCGTGCAGCACCGGCGCTTTGCGGATGACCTGGTGTCCATGGAGCGCAAGGCGGAAGCCCTGAAGGCGTTGAACATCCCCTGGCTGCATCAGCCGGTTGACGTGGCGCTCGATGCCCTGTTCACCGAACTCGATCCGCAGTGGCGAGCGTTCGATGAGGAACTGCGCGGCGGCAAGCTCAAGCACCTGGAGTTCGACCCCGATAAAAAAACGCTGATCTGGCACCGTCCCAAGGCCGACAAGGACAAGCTGCTGCAACTGGGCTTCTACGGCAAGCTCCAGGCCCGCGACGTTGCCGATGTTTTTCGGTTTGTGAATGAACGGTGCCACTTCCTGTCAGCGATGACGCCTTTGCAGCCACGCTACGCAAAGAAAATCGCCGACGAAGACAGCTTGATGGCGGTGGTTATTGCCCAGGCCATGAACCACGGCAACTTCAAAATGGCCGAGACCTGCGATATCCCGTATTACGTCCTGGAAGCCACGCATCAGCAGCACCTGCGTCCGGCAACACTGATCGCCGCGAACGATTTGATCAGTAATTTCATTGCCAAGCTGCCGATTTTTCCGTACTACTCCATTGACATGGATGTGCTCTACGGTAGCGTTGACGGGCAAAAGTTTGCCGCCGCCAGCCCGACACTCAAGGCGCGCCATTCGCGCAAGTACTTCGGCAAGGATAGGGGTGTTGTCGCTTTCACATTTCTGGCAAACCATGTGGCTTTGCAAACCGAGCTGTTGGGCGCAAACCAGCACGAGAGCTACTGGGTTTTTGACATCTGCTACAACAACACGTCTGACATTGTACCGACCACGATCACCGGCGATATGCACAGCATCAACATGGCCAACTTTGCGATCCTGCACTGGTTCGGCATGAACCTGGCGCCACGTTTCACCAATTTGCATGCGCAGTTAAAGCACCTCTATTGTGGCCCTGGCCAGGAAGGGTACGCCGATTTCTTGATCAAGCCTGTGGGTCAAATTGACCGCAACCTGATTACCTCCGAGAAGGCCAACATGGACCAGATTGCCGCCACGCTGGGACTCAAGGAGATGAGCCAAAGCGTGCTGATGCGCAAGATCTGCACCCTGTCCGGGCATCACCGTACGCGCAAGGCCATCTTTGAATATGACAAACTGATCCGCAGCATCTACACCCTTCGCTACCTGCGTGACCCAAAATTGCAGCGGGATGTCCACCGCTCGGAAAACCGCATAGAGTCCTACCACCAGTTACGCTCCACCATTGCCCAGGTGAACGGCAAGAAGGAGTTGACAGGGCGCACAGACCTGGATGTGGCTGTCAGCAACCACTGTGGTCGCTTGATTGTAAATGTCGTGATTGCCTACAACTCCATGTTGCTGTCTGGGCTGTTGACCAAGTATCTTGCCACTGGCAACGACAAGGCACTGGACTTGCTCAGGCGAATCTCGCCAGCGGCTTGGCAGCACCTGCATTTCCTTGGGCATTACGCATTCCGCGGCAAGCACAATCCGATTGACTTGGAGAGCATTTTGGCGGGGATCGACTGGGAGTAG
- a CDS encoding RES family NAD+ phosphorylase, with protein MTDQVCYRMHVPRWAWAPTSGLGAARQGGRLNRAGVEALYLALDTETAIAEFQQAAALLPPATLVTYQLTLDKVVDFRAGFTPDWNPLWQDLSCDWRAMVFDDNVEPPTWVISDMCIAKGYKGILFPSSALAGGNNLVIFNSSIVATDKLEIFDPKGDLPKNQASWP; from the coding sequence TTGACCGACCAGGTCTGCTACCGAATGCATGTGCCGCGCTGGGCGTGGGCCCCCACCAGTGGCCTGGGCGCCGCACGCCAAGGTGGCCGCCTCAACCGTGCTGGCGTCGAGGCGCTTTACTTGGCATTGGACACGGAGACGGCGATCGCGGAGTTCCAGCAAGCGGCGGCGCTGCTTCCGCCGGCGACGTTGGTAACTTACCAGTTGACCCTGGACAAAGTCGTCGACTTCAGGGCGGGCTTCACTCCGGACTGGAATCCGCTGTGGCAGGACTTGTCTTGCGACTGGCGCGCCATGGTTTTCGATGACAACGTGGAGCCTCCAACCTGGGTGATTTCGGACATGTGCATCGCCAAGGGCTACAAGGGCATTCTTTTCCCCTCCAGCGCGCTTGCCGGTGGCAACAACCTCGTGATTTTCAACTCCAGCATCGTTGCGACGGACAAGCTCGAGATATTCGATCCAAAGGGCGACTTGCCCAAAA